The following proteins are co-located in the Desulfovibrio intestinalis genome:
- a CDS encoding homocysteine S-methyltransferase family protein: MTFRQALGTRRPLLLDGAMGTMLQASGLPAGTSPEEFCMENPDILRGIHASYLKAGVDILTSCTFGGNSYKLPKGLDVFAFNKRMASVARAAAADVPRSEDRPVFVAGNVGPTGHFIKPLGPAEPSELIEAFALQIRGLVAGGVDLIFIETQFDLAEARAAVVAARQECDLPVMVSMTFEQGVSLTGSTPAIFAETMQNMGVDVVGTNCSLGPEQMEPVVAELLSVCACPVMAEPNAGLPELHGTQTVFPLGPEGFAQKTAPFAHLGAQVLGGCCGTTPGHLAALSQALRGLGEVCAPKVERRGICLTSRSQLVRIGEGHPLAIIGERINPTGKKQLTLELQEGRFDTAMQFADAQLEAGATILDVNVGAPLVDETTLLPELLQNLVGRLTVPLSVDSSNAQAIANALPYCPGSFLVNSISGEAGRMELLGPLCRDYGAPFILLPIEGATLPEKAADRIRTVESLIQRAELLGIPRRLMMVDILALAVSSSPDGARQCLEMTRWCSSQGLPTTLGLSNLSFGLPARDLLNATFLAYAAGAGLSSCIANPSAQRLREAADALKVLGEHDPHAASFISGYAGWKAGEGSVLQRQGGGGAAKTLGDAVLNGDRENVLSLLQAELDKGAEPFSLVQEVLIPAITEVGARYERREYFLPQLIRAAETMQTAFAHLKPMLEAGRGPEVRPVVVMATVEGDIHDIGKNIVSLLLGNHGFDVIDAGKDVPADAIVACALEHKASIIGLSALMTTTMVRMEDTIQLVKEKGLAIKVMVGGAAVTQAFADSIGADAYCADAVGAVRAAKNFM, encoded by the coding sequence ATGACATTCAGACAAGCGCTCGGCACGAGGCGTCCTCTTTTGCTGGACGGGGCCATGGGCACCATGCTCCAGGCCTCGGGCCTTCCCGCTGGCACCAGCCCCGAAGAATTTTGTATGGAAAACCCCGATATTCTGCGGGGAATCCACGCCTCCTACCTCAAGGCCGGGGTCGACATTCTGACCTCGTGCACCTTTGGTGGGAACTCCTATAAGCTGCCGAAAGGGCTGGACGTATTTGCTTTCAATAAACGCATGGCGTCTGTTGCGCGCGCTGCCGCCGCAGACGTGCCGCGTTCTGAAGACCGTCCTGTTTTTGTGGCTGGCAACGTGGGGCCCACCGGGCATTTCATCAAACCTCTTGGGCCAGCGGAACCCAGCGAGCTTATTGAAGCCTTTGCTCTTCAGATTCGTGGTCTCGTTGCCGGAGGGGTGGATCTTATCTTTATTGAAACCCAGTTTGATCTGGCAGAAGCCAGAGCGGCTGTGGTGGCCGCCCGGCAAGAATGTGACCTGCCTGTCATGGTTTCAATGACATTTGAGCAGGGCGTGAGCCTTACAGGTTCTACCCCCGCCATTTTTGCAGAAACCATGCAGAATATGGGTGTGGACGTGGTGGGAACCAACTGCAGTCTGGGACCAGAGCAGATGGAACCCGTTGTGGCGGAGCTTTTGAGCGTCTGCGCCTGCCCCGTCATGGCCGAACCCAATGCAGGGCTGCCCGAACTGCACGGCACGCAAACCGTCTTTCCTCTTGGGCCGGAAGGCTTTGCCCAAAAAACCGCTCCCTTTGCCCACCTTGGCGCACAGGTGCTTGGCGGCTGCTGCGGCACCACCCCCGGCCATCTTGCGGCCTTGTCGCAGGCCTTGCGTGGCCTTGGTGAGGTTTGCGCGCCAAAGGTTGAGCGCCGGGGAATCTGCCTCACCAGCCGTTCACAGCTGGTGCGCATAGGCGAGGGGCATCCGCTTGCCATCATTGGCGAACGCATCAATCCCACAGGCAAAAAACAGCTTACGCTGGAATTGCAGGAAGGCCGCTTTGACACGGCCATGCAGTTTGCCGACGCCCAGCTGGAGGCCGGAGCAACAATACTGGACGTCAACGTGGGCGCGCCCCTTGTAGACGAAACCACGCTTTTGCCGGAACTGTTGCAGAATCTTGTGGGGCGGCTCACAGTGCCGCTTTCTGTGGATTCGTCCAATGCCCAGGCCATTGCCAACGCGCTTCCGTATTGCCCCGGTTCTTTTCTGGTGAACTCCATCAGCGGCGAAGCCGGACGCATGGAGCTGCTGGGCCCGCTTTGCCGCGACTACGGTGCTCCGTTTATTTTGTTGCCCATTGAAGGAGCAACCCTGCCCGAAAAGGCAGCCGACCGCATCCGCACTGTGGAAAGTCTGATCCAGCGCGCCGAGCTGCTGGGCATTCCGCGCCGCCTCATGATGGTGGATATTCTTGCTCTGGCAGTATCATCCAGCCCGGATGGCGCTCGCCAGTGCCTTGAAATGACGCGCTGGTGCTCCAGCCAGGGGCTTCCCACCACATTGGGCCTTTCCAATCTTTCATTCGGTCTGCCTGCGCGTGACCTGCTCAATGCCACCTTCCTGGCTTACGCTGCCGGGGCTGGCCTTTCTTCCTGCATTGCCAATCCCTCGGCCCAACGCCTGCGCGAGGCGGCTGACGCCCTTAAGGTGCTGGGAGAACACGACCCGCACGCGGCTTCCTTTATTTCCGGCTATGCCGGGTGGAAGGCGGGCGAAGGCAGCGTTTTGCAGCGCCAGGGCGGCGGTGGGGCGGCTAAAACCTTGGGCGACGCCGTGCTCAACGGCGACAGGGAAAATGTGCTGTCGCTGCTGCAAGCAGAACTGGACAAGGGAGCAGAGCCTTTCAGTCTTGTTCAGGAAGTGCTTATCCCCGCCATCACAGAAGTTGGCGCGCGCTATGAAAGGCGCGAATATTTTCTGCCCCAGCTTATCCGTGCGGCAGAAACCATGCAGACGGCGTTCGCCCATCTGAAGCCCATGCTCGAAGCCGGGCGGGGGCCGGAAGTAAGGCCTGTGGTGGTTATGGCCACGGTGGAAGGCGATATTCACGATATTGGCAAAAATATCGTATCCCTGCTTTTGGGCAACCACGGTTTTGACGTCATTGACGCAGGCAAGGACGTGCCTGCCGACGCCATCGTGGCTTGCGCCCTTGAGCATAAAGCGAGTATTATCGGCCTGTCGGCCCTGATGACCACCACAATGGTTCGTATGGAAGACACCATACAACTGGTGAAAGAAAAGGGGCTGGCCATCAAGGTTATGGTGGGCGGCGCGGCTGTCACCCAGGCCTTTGCCGACTCCATCGGAGCAGACGCGTATTGCGCCGATGCTGTGGGAGCGGTGCGGGCTGCCAAAAATTTTATGTAG
- a CDS encoding TlpA family protein disulfide reductase: protein MKKIILPLLLCLLLPCAAFGASASVPSLNLAGLTDLLAKNKGKVIMLNFFATWCPPCQVEVPDLVAVNKKFAGKDVLIISLSVDEDEKVVVPFMKKMGMDYPVYMAGRDITKAFQVSSIPHNVFYAKDGQRVISEPGIADTEMMEMVFNKLLEQK from the coding sequence ATGAAAAAAATCATTCTCCCCCTCTTGCTTTGCCTGTTGCTGCCATGCGCGGCCTTTGGGGCGTCTGCCTCGGTGCCTTCCCTCAACCTTGCTGGCCTCACCGATCTGCTGGCCAAGAACAAGGGCAAGGTCATCATGCTCAACTTCTTTGCCACATGGTGCCCTCCCTGCCAGGTTGAAGTTCCTGATCTGGTGGCCGTAAACAAGAAATTTGCGGGCAAGGATGTACTTATTATCAGCCTTTCTGTCGATGAAGACGAAAAGGTCGTGGTGCCCTTTATGAAGAAAATGGGTATGGATTACCCTGTGTATATGGCTGGCCGCGACATTACCAAGGCTTTTCAGGTCAGCAGCATCCCGCACAATGTTTTTTACGCCAAAGACGGTCAGCGGGTAATATCCGAGCCGGGTATTGCCGATACCGAGATGATGGAAATGGTGTTCAACAAGCTGCTTGAACAAAAGTAA
- the hpt gene encoding hypoxanthine phosphoribosyltransferase yields MAKVGHDLKVKELKTVYSAELIAERVKELAAEIDAHYGQEPLVAVCVLKGGFVFFSDLVRALHNKNLELDFVRLSSYGKGASTSKHVIFSKDVEIDICDKHVLIVEDIVDSGYSMRFLLGQFAARKARSLRLAALVDKNERREIDVQVDFAGFKLNEGFIVGYGLDYAEHYRNLPGIFEIIPE; encoded by the coding sequence ATGGCTAAGGTGGGGCATGATCTCAAGGTCAAAGAATTGAAAACCGTTTATAGTGCGGAATTAATTGCCGAACGGGTTAAGGAACTGGCTGCTGAAATTGACGCCCATTATGGGCAGGAACCCTTGGTAGCCGTGTGTGTGCTCAAGGGCGGCTTTGTCTTCTTCAGCGATCTGGTACGCGCCTTGCACAACAAAAATCTGGAGCTGGACTTCGTGCGCCTGTCCAGCTACGGCAAGGGAGCCTCCACTTCAAAGCATGTGATCTTCAGCAAGGATGTTGAGATTGACATTTGCGACAAGCATGTGCTGATAGTGGAAGATATTGTGGACAGCGGGTACAGCATGCGTTTTCTGCTTGGTCAGTTTGCCGCCCGCAAGGCCCGCAGCCTGCGCCTGGCCGCTTTGGTCGACAAGAATGAAAGGCGCGAAATTGATGTACAAGTTGACTTTGCCGGTTTTAAGCTGAACGAAGGCTTCATCGTTGGTTATGGTCTCGACTACGCGGAACACTATCGTAATCTGCCTGGTATTTTTGAGATCATACCCGAATAA
- a CDS encoding zinc-ribbon and DUF3426 domain-containing protein, whose protein sequence is MPDMVLGSNGMEVRCPNCSSRFNLPEQFAKPGVKLRCTVCKTVFAYDPAEQLATQGPLPDMPVKGRSRLGKILAVLLLVLACAGGGYWYFKYFATTTDTPPSEQELAKKVELLTMRNVRQYYVDNEKVGKVFVIEGKVVNEFPDPKELISVEAAIYDKDKKALATKKQMGGVQLSLFQLQVLSEKEMESFLNNKVEILTNNTNVPRGGEVPFMVLFYGPPEGIAEFGVRIVDVKDVPAQGHKDEAKKD, encoded by the coding sequence CTGCCGGATATGGTTTTGGGGAGTAACGGCATGGAAGTAAGATGTCCCAATTGTTCAAGCCGCTTTAATCTGCCGGAGCAGTTTGCCAAGCCGGGCGTAAAGTTACGCTGCACGGTTTGTAAAACTGTTTTTGCCTATGATCCGGCGGAGCAGCTTGCGACTCAGGGCCCGCTGCCGGACATGCCCGTCAAGGGCCGGAGCAGGCTTGGCAAGATACTGGCTGTACTGCTGTTGGTGCTGGCTTGCGCAGGTGGCGGCTACTGGTATTTTAAATACTTTGCTACCACAACTGACACTCCGCCCTCTGAGCAGGAACTTGCCAAGAAGGTGGAACTGCTCACCATGCGCAACGTGCGCCAGTACTATGTGGATAATGAAAAGGTCGGCAAGGTTTTTGTAATAGAAGGCAAGGTCGTCAACGAATTTCCAGATCCCAAGGAACTGATTTCTGTTGAGGCCGCCATTTACGACAAAGATAAAAAAGCCCTGGCTACCAAAAAACAGATGGGCGGGGTGCAACTCTCGCTCTTCCAGTTGCAGGTACTGAGCGAAAAGGAAATGGAATCTTTCCTTAATAACAAGGTAGAGATTCTCACCAACAATACAAACGTGCCGCGTGGCGGCGAAGTGCCCTTTATGGTGCTGTTTTATGGACCGCCCGAGGGTATTGCCGAATTTGGCGTGCGTATTGTTGACGTAAAAGACGTACCCGCTCAGGGGCATAAGGACGAAGCGAAAAAAGACTAG
- a CDS encoding MFS transporter, protein MSTAASDVQAQKNLRRVVISSLMGAVIEWYDFFLYGVVAGLVFNKLYFPAFSPGVGTILAFATFAVGFVARPLGGIIFGHFGDKIGRKKMLILTLEIMGVATVLIGCIPSYDSIGIWAPILLVICRLAQGIGLGGEWGGAVLMAYESAPAHKRAFYGSLPQVGLSLGLMLASGVIGLLSWLLPDEAFISWGWRIAFILSAVLVLVGAYIRTSVQETQDFSSAKKEVAKIRYPMLEAFKRYPKTLTACVGARFVEGIAFNVFGVFSLTYLTQTAGVSRTVALMAVVVASAVMACFIPFWGSMADRVGKARIFGTAALLLGVTAYPVFWVLHNYATTNLFFVYLAIIIPFGIIYAAAYASMASLFSESFDPTVRYSSISFVYQFSGIFASGLTPMIATILVQANDSQPWYLCGYLLVAGIISALATVWISCLKSAKAEPRALPTDGNTVVAGNAVPE, encoded by the coding sequence ATGAGCACTGCCGCTTCCGACGTACAAGCACAAAAAAACCTGCGCCGCGTGGTAATATCCTCCCTTATGGGCGCTGTTATTGAATGGTATGACTTTTTCCTCTATGGCGTTGTGGCCGGGCTTGTGTTCAACAAGCTGTATTTCCCTGCGTTTTCACCGGGCGTAGGCACCATTCTGGCTTTCGCCACCTTTGCCGTGGGCTTTGTGGCCCGGCCCCTGGGCGGCATCATCTTTGGGCATTTTGGCGACAAGATTGGCCGCAAAAAAATGCTCATTCTTACCCTGGAAATTATGGGTGTGGCCACGGTGCTTATCGGCTGCATCCCCTCCTATGACAGCATTGGCATCTGGGCGCCCATTCTGCTCGTCATATGCCGCCTTGCTCAGGGCATCGGCCTTGGCGGCGAATGGGGCGGCGCTGTGCTTATGGCCTATGAGTCCGCCCCGGCGCACAAACGTGCCTTTTATGGCAGCCTGCCCCAGGTCGGTCTTTCACTGGGCCTTATGCTGGCGTCCGGCGTCATTGGTTTGCTCTCCTGGCTGCTGCCCGACGAAGCCTTCATTTCCTGGGGCTGGCGTATCGCCTTCATTCTGAGCGCCGTGCTGGTGCTGGTGGGCGCGTACATCCGTACTTCGGTTCAGGAAACCCAGGACTTTTCTTCTGCTAAAAAAGAAGTGGCCAAAATCCGCTACCCCATGCTGGAAGCCTTCAAGCGCTACCCCAAGACCCTCACGGCCTGCGTGGGAGCCCGCTTTGTGGAAGGTATTGCCTTTAACGTGTTCGGCGTATTCTCGTTAACATATCTTACGCAAACTGCGGGGGTCAGCCGTACCGTGGCCCTCATGGCCGTAGTGGTGGCTTCAGCCGTTATGGCCTGCTTTATCCCCTTCTGGGGCTCTATGGCCGACCGCGTCGGCAAGGCCCGCATCTTCGGCACCGCCGCCCTGCTGCTTGGCGTGACCGCCTATCCCGTCTTCTGGGTGTTGCACAACTATGCAACCACCAATCTTTTCTTTGTCTACCTGGCCATTATCATTCCTTTCGGCATCATTTACGCCGCCGCGTACGCCAGTATGGCCAGCTTGTTCTCTGAAAGCTTCGACCCCACTGTGCGTTATTCAAGTATCTCCTTCGTGTATCAGTTCTCGGGCATCTTCGCTTCCGGTCTGACGCCGATGATCGCCACCATTCTGGTGCAGGCCAACGACTCTCAGCCCTGGTATCTCTGTGGCTACCTGCTGGTGGCGGGCATCATCAGCGCCTTGGCGACTGTCTGGATAAGCTGCTTGAAGTCCGCCAAAGCCGAACCCCGCGCACTGCCCACTGACGGCAACACCGTTGTCGCCGGAAATGCCGTGCCCGAATAA
- a CDS encoding amidohydrolase family protein has protein sequence MKVIDFRFRPNTPEIINGIKNSAMFKAACKAIGFDKRKPQPLEDIVADLDRLDVELGVITGRDCETTYGFPANNQSVLEFCRAYPERFVGFWGIDPHKKMAALREIEHVSSEYGMKGIAIDPYLAHIPASEARFYPIYAKCCELGLPVFITMAPPPQVPGAILEYADPRDVDKVARDFPELTLIMSHGGYPFVNEAVYTCLRNANVYMDISEYERAPMVDVYVQAMNELITDKVLFASAHPFVELADALEAYEAFELTEEARRKVMYENARRVLGLS, from the coding sequence ATGAAGGTCATAGACTTTCGCTTCCGTCCCAACACACCGGAAATCATCAACGGCATCAAAAACAGCGCCATGTTCAAGGCGGCTTGCAAGGCCATCGGTTTTGACAAGCGCAAGCCGCAGCCCCTTGAAGACATTGTGGCTGACCTGGACCGCCTTGACGTAGAGCTTGGCGTCATTACCGGGCGCGACTGCGAAACAACCTACGGATTCCCGGCCAACAATCAAAGTGTTTTGGAATTTTGCCGGGCTTACCCCGAAAGATTCGTGGGTTTTTGGGGTATTGATCCTCACAAAAAGATGGCGGCCCTGCGGGAGATTGAGCACGTCTCTTCCGAATATGGCATGAAGGGCATTGCCATTGACCCCTACCTTGCCCATATTCCAGCCTCTGAGGCCCGTTTTTATCCCATCTATGCCAAGTGCTGCGAACTGGGGCTGCCGGTATTCATCACAATGGCCCCGCCGCCGCAGGTGCCTGGAGCCATTCTGGAATACGCCGACCCCCGCGACGTAGACAAGGTCGCCCGCGACTTTCCCGAGCTCACGCTTATCATGAGCCACGGTGGCTACCCCTTTGTAAACGAAGCTGTTTACACCTGCCTGCGCAACGCCAATGTGTACATGGACATCTCTGAATACGAACGCGCGCCCATGGTGGACGTGTACGTACAGGCCATGAACGAGCTTATTACCGACAAGGTGCTTTTTGCCAGTGCGCACCCCTTTGTGGAGCTGGCAGACGCTCTGGAAGCATATGAAGCTTTTGAACTGACTGAAGAGGCCCGCCGCAAGGTCATGTATGAAAACGCCCGCCGAGTGCTGGGCCTGTCCTAA
- the hpsG gene encoding (2S)-3-sulfopropanediol dehydratase, translating to MSMTTCECRSPQEQRLYDKIEGREDKFRKTHPRVFSLLERFEGQKPRIDIERALYFTQSMEKTEGQPLVLRWAKALMHIAQNMTVYVQEGQLLLGRAGCDGRYGILYPELDGDFLDIAVRDLPTRKTSPATITPEDAKRVVEEIAPYWKGKTYHEALNAALPAEVHKLTYDDPEGLISRFIVNETSSFRSSIQWVHDFEKILKRGFNSIKKEAEDKLAALDPMSPKEDREKRPFLEAVVIVCDAIVLWAKRHAVLAREMAEKETDPTRKAELLRMAENAEHVPGEPARDFWEACQSQWFTQMFSRIEQKTGTTISNGRMDQYFYPYYKQDRAAGKITEAQALELLECMWVGMAEFIDMYISPTGGAFNEGYAHWEAVTVGGQTPDGRDASNDLTYLILKSKREFPLHYPDLAARIHSRAPERYLWDVAETIKYGSGFPKLINDEEIVPLYVSKGATFEEALDYAVSGCTEARMPNRDTYTSGGAYINFAAAVEMVLRNGRMKKYGDQKLGVETGDPRNFKTWDEFWNAYVEQHMLFLKTAFTQQYIINKLRANHFAQPMGSAMHDLCMKHCIDLHQEQIPEGINLGYFEYMGLGTVVDSLAAVKKLVFEEKKLSMDKLIAAIDANFEGYDDVRALLRSAPCYGNNDEYADSIGREIDKISVEYGNKYSMKDLGIHNDVRYVPFTSHVPFGKVVSATPNGRTDSFPLSDGSSASHGADVNGPTAVLLSNCTTKNMGMRDRAARMLNIKFTPKCVEGEQGTEKLVSFIRTFCDLKLWHVQFNVVNKGTLVAAQKDPQKYRSLIVRIAGYSAYFVDLSPDLQNDLIARTEHDVM from the coding sequence ATGAGTATGACTACTTGCGAATGCCGGTCCCCTCAGGAACAGCGTCTGTATGACAAGATTGAGGGCAGGGAAGACAAGTTCCGCAAGACCCATCCCCGCGTTTTCAGTCTGCTTGAGCGGTTTGAAGGGCAGAAGCCTCGCATTGATATCGAGCGTGCCCTGTATTTCACCCAGTCAATGGAAAAGACCGAAGGGCAGCCTCTTGTGCTGCGCTGGGCCAAAGCGCTCATGCATATCGCCCAGAACATGACCGTCTATGTGCAGGAAGGTCAGCTGCTGCTGGGCCGCGCTGGCTGCGACGGCCGCTACGGCATCCTTTATCCTGAGCTTGACGGCGACTTTCTGGACATCGCGGTGCGCGACCTGCCCACCCGTAAAACGTCTCCGGCCACCATTACTCCTGAAGACGCCAAGCGTGTGGTGGAAGAAATAGCTCCTTACTGGAAGGGCAAGACCTACCATGAAGCCCTGAACGCGGCTCTGCCCGCCGAAGTGCACAAGCTGACCTATGATGATCCTGAAGGTCTGATTTCGCGCTTCATCGTGAATGAAACCTCTTCATTCCGCTCGTCCATCCAGTGGGTGCACGACTTTGAAAAGATCCTCAAGCGCGGTTTCAACAGCATCAAGAAGGAAGCCGAAGACAAGCTGGCTGCTCTTGATCCTATGAGCCCCAAGGAAGACCGCGAAAAGCGTCCCTTCCTTGAAGCTGTGGTCATCGTGTGCGACGCCATCGTGCTTTGGGCCAAGCGCCACGCCGTGCTCGCCCGCGAAATGGCTGAAAAAGAAACCGACCCCACGCGCAAGGCCGAACTGCTGCGCATGGCTGAAAATGCCGAACACGTACCTGGCGAACCCGCCCGTGACTTCTGGGAAGCCTGCCAGAGCCAGTGGTTCACCCAGATGTTCTCGCGCATTGAGCAGAAGACCGGCACCACCATTTCCAATGGCCGCATGGACCAGTACTTCTACCCCTACTACAAGCAGGACCGCGCCGCAGGCAAGATCACCGAAGCCCAGGCTCTGGAACTGCTGGAATGCATGTGGGTTGGCATGGCCGAGTTCATCGACATGTACATTTCGCCCACCGGCGGCGCTTTCAACGAAGGCTACGCCCACTGGGAAGCCGTGACCGTTGGCGGCCAGACCCCGGACGGCCGTGACGCCAGCAATGACCTCACCTATCTGATCCTCAAGTCCAAGCGCGAATTTCCGCTGCATTACCCCGACCTGGCGGCCCGTATCCATTCCCGTGCGCCTGAACGCTACCTGTGGGACGTGGCTGAAACCATCAAGTACGGTTCCGGTTTCCCCAAGCTTATCAACGACGAAGAAATCGTGCCCCTGTATGTTTCCAAGGGCGCGACCTTTGAAGAGGCCCTGGACTACGCCGTTTCTGGCTGCACCGAGGCCCGCATGCCCAACCGCGACACCTACACCTCCGGCGGGGCGTACATCAACTTTGCCGCCGCCGTGGAAATGGTGTTGCGCAATGGCCGCATGAAGAAGTACGGCGACCAGAAGCTGGGCGTTGAAACCGGCGATCCCCGTAACTTCAAAACCTGGGACGAGTTCTGGAATGCCTATGTGGAACAGCACATGCTTTTCCTCAAGACCGCTTTCACCCAGCAGTACATCATCAACAAGCTGCGCGCGAATCACTTTGCCCAGCCGATGGGTTCGGCCATGCATGACCTGTGCATGAAGCACTGCATCGATCTGCATCAGGAACAGATTCCCGAAGGCATCAACCTGGGCTACTTCGAATATATGGGCCTGGGCACCGTGGTGGACTCCCTGGCAGCAGTGAAAAAGCTGGTCTTTGAAGAAAAGAAGCTGAGCATGGACAAGCTTATCGCTGCCATCGACGCCAACTTCGAGGGCTACGACGACGTGCGCGCCCTGCTGCGCTCGGCTCCCTGCTACGGCAACAATGACGAATACGCCGACTCCATTGGCCGCGAAATCGACAAGATTTCCGTGGAATACGGCAACAAGTATTCAATGAAGGATCTGGGCATCCACAACGATGTGCGCTACGTGCCCTTCACCTCGCATGTGCCCTTCGGCAAGGTGGTTTCCGCCACGCCCAATGGCCGTACCGACAGCTTCCCCCTGTCCGACGGTTCCTCGGCTTCGCACGGCGCGGACGTCAACGGCCCCACGGCGGTTCTGCTTTCCAACTGCACCACCAAGAATATGGGCATGCGCGACCGCGCCGCCCGTATGCTGAACATCAAGTTCACGCCCAAGTGCGTAGAAGGCGAGCAGGGCACGGAAAAGCTGGTGTCCTTCATCCGCACCTTCTGCGACCTCAAGCTCTGGCATGTGCAGTTCAACGTGGTCAACAAGGGCACCCTTGTTGCCGCCCAGAAGGATCCGCAGAAGTACCGCAGCCTTATCGTGCGCATCGCTGGCTACAGCGCCTACTTTGTGGACCTGTCGCCCGATCTGCAGAACGACCTCATCGCCCGTACCGAACATGATGTGATGTAG
- the hpsH gene encoding (2S)-3-sulfopropanediol dehydratase activating enzyme has translation MCLDDSQQQGMVFNIQKYSVHDGPGIRTIVFLKGCSLSCEWCSNPESQKSYPELACNHGRCIDVSKCGHCIPACPHGSITCGDDDKPVVDRSHCTGCGMPCAEICPAQGLLVYGKKRTVDDVLRVVEQDMAFYARSGGGLTLSGGEPLLQGTFAVALLREARVRRIKTAVETCGMVPAETVREAAPYLNYVLYDIKHMDSAVHEAHTGLPNARILENFRILAEEFPDLPILARTPVIPGFNDTEEAIAAIAEFLKPYAHVKYEMLAYHRLGTQKYHFLARDVPMGEVSLDKALMGRLQKTALDILGERVQISN, from the coding sequence ATGTGCCTGGATGACAGCCAGCAGCAAGGCATGGTATTTAATATTCAAAAATATTCCGTACACGATGGGCCGGGCATACGAACCATTGTTTTCTTGAAGGGCTGTTCCCTTTCATGCGAGTGGTGCAGCAACCCGGAATCGCAAAAATCCTATCCCGAGCTGGCCTGCAATCACGGCCGTTGCATTGATGTTTCCAAATGCGGGCACTGCATTCCTGCTTGCCCGCACGGCTCCATCACCTGTGGCGATGATGACAAGCCTGTCGTTGACCGCAGCCATTGCACGGGCTGTGGCATGCCCTGTGCCGAAATTTGTCCTGCACAGGGTTTGCTGGTATATGGCAAAAAACGCACTGTGGACGATGTGCTGCGCGTTGTGGAGCAGGACATGGCCTTTTACGCGCGTTCCGGCGGCGGCCTGACCCTTTCGGGCGGCGAACCCCTGTTGCAGGGAACCTTTGCCGTGGCCCTGTTGCGCGAAGCCCGCGTACGGCGCATCAAAACCGCTGTTGAAACCTGCGGCATGGTGCCGGCCGAAACCGTGCGTGAAGCCGCGCCCTACCTGAACTATGTGCTCTACGACATCAAGCATATGGACAGTGCGGTGCACGAAGCGCACACGGGCTTGCCCAATGCGCGCATTCTTGAGAACTTTCGTATCCTGGCCGAGGAATTTCCCGATCTGCCCATACTGGCGCGCACGCCAGTCATCCCCGGATTCAACGATACCGAGGAAGCCATTGCGGCCATAGCCGAATTCCTCAAGCCCTATGCGCATGTCAAATACGAAATGCTGGCTTACCACCGTTTGGGTACGCAGAAGTACCATTTTCTTGCCAGAGACGTTCCTATGGGCGAAGTGAGCCTGGATAAAGCCCTTATGGGCAGGCTGCAAAAGACGGCTCTGGACATTTTGGGCGAGCGAGTGCAGATTTCAAACTGA